The following nucleotide sequence is from Aspergillus luchuensis IFO 4308 DNA, chromosome 1, nearly complete sequence.
AATTTACTCCGCCCGTTTAACTTTCCACAGTATGTGGATGTGCCACCACGATATTGCCGTGTGACACTGCCTCAATGTGTAAGGAGTAAAACCTTACATCCCACTTAATAGTATTCCATCCACAGTGGGGGAAAATTCTGCATACACCGCAATTGAAAGTAAGTAGTCTAGTTAGTagcttagtagtagtagtagtagtagtagtagtagtagggtgTAGTCTAGTTGCTAGTTCGGTGATTCATAATCTTCTAGCCTTACAAGGATGGATGTTCTCGACCATCTACTATCTAATGGTCAGCTAGCGGGGCAGGTATActgcatgcatgtatgcaggcaggcaggcatgAGGCATGGAAACTAGCACAGGGCAAATCGGAGTTCGTGGAAGGAATATTAGAGGGGAAGCGGGGGGCTGTGTAGAGAACCGCCCttgcttactactacttggcTTATCACTTCTttgtgaagaagatgaatggaTAGTTTGGAAATTGGATGGAAGGTTCCGTGCACAGCCTTCTGCTTGTTGTGTGGttgcgggggaggggcttAGCGTTGCGCAGAAAAACAGTGTAAGGCTTAGACTGAGCCAGGCTGTTGGCATGGGCACAGCCACCATCGGGCACAATactgtactactactaaggtTTGACAGGCTGGGAACGGCACACGGAACCAAAACATTgcgtagttagttagtagaaTCAATTAGCTGAATTAGATTTCAAGTATGTATTATCTTTGTTGCTATGTAGGGTTGACCTGATGTGAAGGTCTATCTGTATATAGTATGTGCGACGATGTCAGACACCGCGTCAACGCTATTTAGACATATTAATCGGAAGTATTTACACGTGGCCTGCCACTGTGGGTATTGTCACAGACACTCACCCCACCGGAGCGGTATATGTACTTAATGAGGCTCCTGTCCAGTGTTTGCCACTGTTATCGGTGCTGAAGTTAGCACCAGTCGAGCCGATTAGAAGGCTATTGTCTTCCGGGAGGGCCAGCGTGTCAAAGACACCATCTTCAGTCATCAGGAGTTCAATCAATGCCAGCGCCTGATCGATACCCATGCCATGTCCAATCAGCTGGAGACAGTCCAAAGCCCAGTGCCGTAATGGGTGATGCAGCCCTCGCGTTGCGGCTGCCATGGACAGCGGCCAGAGGAGCACCAGACCGCGAACAAAGCCTTGTTGTGAGGGTATCTCATAGCGGGAACTCATTTCCGCTTGTCCAGTGGCGAGCTTGAAGACACTATCGGTAAAGTAATAAGGCACACTGGCGCAGATATCGCTGGCGAGCTGTCGGGCAGTGTTGCGGATCTGAGAGGTATGCGTGACAAGATCGGCAGGTAGGGGTGAGCCGGCATTCAATTCCCGGATACATGTCAGAATGAGATCGCTGGTAATGATCCGTGCGACTCGATATTGGTTCCACGAGTTGCAGATCCAAAAATCGGTGTACACATGATAGACGTTATTATAAGGCTTGGGACCCCATTTAAGAGTAGGCCAGGGATCTTCGATGGTGGCATATGGAAAGTTCCCTGGCAAGGACGTGAGCCATGACATCAACTCAGCCTCGATGGCGTATGCGGATTCAAGCATTTTCTTGCGATCGGTTAAGATCTTTTCCTTGATGTCAGCTCGCAGGTTTGCTAGCCGGCCCATTATATTAATCAAGCGGTCACCATAGGCCACTGTATGCGGCCGAAGAAACATGGCAACTTTGACACAGTGAAGAACTGAGTCGGGCACACGCGCCTCCCTTTGGAGACAGCCTATGATCTTTTATACATTGTAAGTTGGTCAAACGCTCGAGTTAGGGGAGAAGTAGACATTTAGAACGTACGATTTGATATCGCAGCTGCAAGAAGAGCTGCAGCCCATCTGGGTCCTGGAGCTGCTCCACACCTCGCAGCTCTAGCAGCGCTACAGCGCCACGTATGTGGTTTGTCCAACTGTCGATAAAGCGAGAACCTCTACTGGTAATCACCTGGAAGCCATTAGGATCGGGACTTGAATCAAGCAAGGTCGACTTACCTCAAAGATAGCCAACATAAGTACTGCGGCAAGCGTTGCATTGTTCTTAGCTTGCTGTTGATCTGCAACGGCCGTGGTGAGGAGCTGTAAAGCATTTCCATACTCCTTCTCTGCGGCTAATTTCATCGGTTCAGATTTCCTGATACGCGAGATCATTGC
It contains:
- a CDS encoding Zn(II)2Cys6 transcription factor (COG:S;~EggNog:ENOG410PWIG;~InterPro:IPR036864,IPR021858,IPR001138;~PFAM:PF00172,PF11951;~go_function: GO:0000981 - DNA-binding transcription factor activity, RNA polymerase II-specific [Evidence IEA];~go_function: GO:0008270 - zinc ion binding [Evidence IEA];~go_process: GO:0006355 - regulation of transcription, DNA-templated [Evidence IEA]), producing the protein MVFCGKPSKGCGECRSRKIRCDQARPTCSQCAKGNRVCPGYRDQLSLMFRDESQQVIRKARTGTKARRAKSYRKTDPGSTSTCSAPAAAATASPSGSGMVAASPSSAPVSSPAGSNPSLSTGDLEPPEFDGPVCLSPQFVEQHAIEQPLVLQPSYQPTKNEAISYFLRQNAWIGSFWSKIEANPDILRRASATSHDALMTSLASVGIAMISRIRKSEPMKLAAEKEYGNALQLLTTAVADQQQAKNNATLAAVLMLAIFEVITSRGSRFIDSWTNHIRGAVALLELRGVEQLQDPDGLQLFLQLRYQIIIGCLQREARVPDSVLHCVKVAMFLRPHTVAYGDRLINIMGRLANLRADIKEKILTDRKKMLESAYAIEAELMSWLTSLPGNFPYATIEDPWPTLKWGPKPYNNVYHVYTDFWICNSWNQYRVARIITSDLILTCIRELNAGSPLPADLVTHTSQIRNTARQLASDICASVPYYFTDSVFKLATGQAEMSSRYEIPSQQGFVRGLVLLWPLSMAAATRGLHHPLRHWALDCLQLIGHGMGIDQALALIELLMTEDGVFDTLALPEDNSLLIGSTGANFSTDNSGKHWTGASLSTYTAPVG